A segment of the Candidatus Protochlamydia naegleriophila genome:
CAAGGAGGCTTGCCGTAGAAGGGGAGGTTGAAAATTTTTTTATCGCCTTTAAAGTCATCCAGTAGTGCTGGATCAGTGGCTGTTAAAAAAACCTGCCCAAGTGTTTGAAGCTGAGCAAGTAAACGCTCCTTGCGGTTTGAGTCAAGGCTCATGCCCATGTCATCGATCATAAAAAGGGGGAATTCCTCGTCGCCGAGTTCTTTTAAGCGTTTCCATTCAGCGAAGTGGAGCGCATTGACACAGCTGCGCTGCTGTCCTTCGCTTGCAAAGTTGCGCACATCGCGGTCGCCGATGGCAATGATCAAGTCGTCTTTATGAGGACCCGTGAGGGTATGCCCAATGAGCATTTCCTTTGGTCGATTCTTCAGTAGTTGTTGCATATAGCGCCATTTTGTCTCCTCAACGCTTGCTTCCTTGCCAATACTCGAGCGATAGTCGAGGGTCAAATTTTCTTTTTCTCCCGTTAGCTCGAGATAGTAGAATTGGCTTTTTGTTTGCAAATCGTCGACTGTCAGCCGTCTTTGGGAGACAAGATAAGCGGCTGAATGAGCCATCTCTTGTTCCCAGCTTTCGATCGTTGCCTGCTGCTTGGCTTTCAAGAGGTGATTGCGCTGGCGTAAAGCCCTTGCATAGCGATTGAGATGATGGACGTATAAGGGGTCGATTTGGGCTATTTGGATGTCTAGAAATTGTCGGCGCTGCTGTGGAGCCCCTTTGACGAGTTGGGCGTCGTCGGGCGTAATAATCACACCTTGGATCAGTCCAAGCAGAGCCGATAGACTCGTTAGAGCCGTGCTATTGTAGATGACTTTCCGCTCATTTTCTCTTAATCCATAGCGCAGCGTTTGAGCGATTCCGTGTTTGAGGAAATGGGCTTCAAGAAAAAATGAGGAAAAGCCCTTTTGAATCAAATCGGAATCGGTAGAGGTGCGAAATGAGCGGCCGATCATTAGGCAATGAATGGCTTCTAAGAGCGTTGTCTTGCCTCTTGCATTCGGCCCGCATATGAAGTTGACGGAAGGACTGAACTCTAAATAAGCCTCTTCATAGTTGCGAAAATGGTGCAAGTAAAGAGAGCGGAGAGCCATGAAACCTTCTTTTAGTCTTCAGACAAACGCATCGGCATGATCACAAAAAGAGGGGAGGCCTGCAACGGAGTGGAGAGCTGGTCGCCATCTGTGATGATACCTGGGTTATAAGCATCGGTTAAGCCCATTGTCACAGTTTCACCTTTGCAATGGCGCAAAATGTCAATGAAGAAGCCGGGGTTGAAAGCAATTTCAAGCTTTGACCCTTGATAATTGGCAGGCATCGTAACATTCCCTTCTCCAATATCCATCGTGTTGGCCGTCAACTTGAGCTCGCCTTGTGAAAAAGTAAAGCGCACTGAGTGATTGTGGTCAGCCGTGAAAAGAGAGATTTGACGCAATAAGCTCGATAATTCTTCGCGGTGCAAGGATACAATAATATCAGAGCGCTCTGGTATGACGCGATTGACATCAGGATAGTCGCCAGCAAGAAGCTTGGTTAAAAGGCGTATCTGGTTGGCTTCTACGGCAATCTTATCGGACATTAAAGAAATTTTCACATCGCCTTCGTCGCTTAAATTCTTTAGAATTTCATCGACAGCCTTTAAAGGAATGATAGACTGGCCTGTAAAAGAAGAGCCGATGTCGATCGGACCATGTGAGCGTGCTAAGCGCTTCCCATCAGTTCCCACAAAAGTTGCCATTCCATTGGCAATCTGCATCAAGACGCCTGTTAAGACATAGCGATTGTCTTCTTTTGAAACAGCAAATGAGGTGCGGTAAAGCAAATCTTTTAGTTCAGATTGCTTCATGTGGAAGGTATGCGCTTGCGAGAGATCTGGAAGAGCCGGGTATTCGGTTTTGCTCATCCCATTCAACTTAAAGCGGGACGTCCCAGCCACGATGGTTGTGACTTCATTGCTATTGGTCGACACTTCGACGTTGACGGCGGTCAATTCACGGATTAATTGGGCCAAACGTTTAGCAGGCAAAGTGGTAGCGCCTTCTTCTAAAATTTTGGCTTCGGTATGGCAGCGGATACCGACAGTTAGGTCGGTTGCTGTTAAAATTAATTCGTCGTTATAAGCTTCCAACAAAAAATTCGATAAAATGGGAATCGTTGGCTTTTGAGATACGACGTTCAAAATTTTGCTGATGAGGTAGTTGAGTTCTTGGGTAGAGATAACAAATTTCATAGCCTCAATTCCTTTGCCTATAATCTATAATGGTGCTTGAAGATACGCGATCGAGTCCTCGCTGTCAAGGCAAAAAGCGCGTCAAAGCATTCCCGGGGGAGTGTGCCGCACCAGCTTTCTCTTAGACGCCTGTTAGTATTTATGCATGACTTTGGAAGATTTTTTTGAATCAACCATATTAAAATTAAAATAAGATTGAACCAAACTTTTGAATAGGCTTAACTTTTTCTTTTTTATGATTAAATGAATTTACATCTAGGCAAAGAAGGGGGGAAGCTTGATAAGAGGCTTTCCAAGAAGACCTGAGTCATGATTGGATTGATTGTGCTTTAAGACTCTAGTCTGGGATGGATTTGGTCTTTTCCGCTCGTTACAGACTTTTATCTTTAGTTGGCATGCATCGGTTCGTGCGAGAATTGTCATAGGGAGTTTTATGAATGATTTTTTATTGCCTTTATTGCCATCTCCAACATTTAGGAATGCCGAGCGCTGCCGCGAAATCGTTCAGACGATTTATGCCTCACCTGTATTGATTAGTGGAGTGGTTTTTTACGCGTCTCAAAAAATAGCTCAAAATGTTGTAAGTTCATCTTCAAGGTTTCAGTCTGTTTTTTTGCCTACCGCTTTCATTCAACGTGTTGCAGGAGACGAGGATGTTGTTTTTCGCAGGATTAGCTGGATAGCTCCATTATCGGGCATAGCCATTTCGACCTTTGTTTCTTATACTTTTTATGCACTTCTCACCTCCTCATTGATCAACGGAGCTATTTTAGGTTGTCATAGCACGGCAATGCAGCTGTTTTCACAAGCCTCTTGGAGAGATGATGCGCTGGGACTCATTACTTTGGAAGGAGCGATCAAAAGCCTCGTTTGGAGTCCAGATCGCTTTAGCCATTTGAGCCAAACGAGGCTTTTAATGATTGAATTCAAGTCGGATAGGCTGGCTTCGGTTGCTTTATTCGCATCGAGCATTGTGTTGACGATCCTCTTTAAGAATCCTATTTTAGCTAATGGTATTGCCTATCCCTTAGCTGCTATAACGAAGATTGCTACAATGTTCTTTATCGATGTCTTAAAAATTCGTTAGACTATGGGTGTTATTTCAAGTACTTTTTAAACCAATCTTGGGCGTTTTGAGCCACTTGTTCTAGAGAGCCGGGCTCTTCAAACAGATGGGTTGCGTGTGGAATGGATGCGAGCTTCTTGACGCAATGGAGCTTCTCATAAGCCTCTTGATTCAGTTTGATGACGCCAAAATCGCTTCCTCCAACTATTAATAGTGTAGGTGCAACAACTCTTTCTAATACCGTCATGGCTAAGTCTGGACGTCCGCCTCGCGAAACGACGGCTTTAATATTGTCTCCTAATGCGGCAGCTACTTGGAGTGCAGCAGCAGCTCCTGTACTGGATCCAAAAAGCCCAATGGGAAGTTCTTTGGTTTCACTCTGCTGTTGCAGCCAATCAATCACTCTTACTAGGCGATCGGTTAATAAGTTAATGTCAAAGCGTGTTTGATAGATCTCATCTTCTTGAGGGGAGAGTAGGTCGATTAACAAAGTGGCAAGATGGCCTTCATTTAAACTATCGGCTACATAGTTATTGCGAGGTGATAAGCGGCTGCTTCCGCTCCCGTGGGCAAAAAGGACGAGCCCTTGTGCTTTTGGCGGTAATTTTAGCATTCCTTCCAAAGTCACTTTTTCTTGCTTGATGTGAATCAATTTTTCCATTTTTCCCTCATGGTGAATAAATACTCAAGGCCTCAAGTAGGAGTGGAGCCGCAGAAAGGACTTGAATGCGGGGGTCATTTTGCAGCTTTGAACTCAAAGGGACAGAATCGGTGCAATAGATTTTTGTTACGCCGATGTCAAATAGCTCTTTCCACTTTTCACCTGTAAAGAGCCCATGTGTGATCATTACAACCATTTCTTGGGCTCCTTTCTCGACTAGTTTTTCACAGCAGGAAATAAGCGTTTGCCCCGTATCGAGAATGTCATCGACGATGAGGGCTTGCTTTTTTACGCCAAATCGCAAGTCGTAGTGAAAGATATTTTTTTGATCGCGCATTTTTTCGATCCAAATGAGGTTTTCTTTTTTTTCGAGCTCTTGAGCAAGATCCTCACAGCGTGCAATCGCCCCCTTGTCCGGAGCGACGATGGTCGCTTCGGTCAAAGCCAGCCGTCGGATTTCTTCAGCAAATAGTTTAGCCGGGGAGATAGAATGAATGGGAATGGGAAAAAGGTCTTTCTTTTTAGGATTGTGAAGATCGAGCGTTAGGATTGAATCTAAGCCTGCCGCCTTAAGAAGAGCGCCTACTAAGGCTGTCATCTGGCTTTTTTGAGGCTCATCTTTTTCATGGCGCGAGTAAGCAAGATAAGGAATGCAGGCAGATACCTGCTTGGCTTTGTCTTTTTTTAAAGTATGGCAAAGCATGAGGAAGGTGACCAAATGAATTTCAGGGGGTGTGAGCGATCCGAGAATGACGCAATTTCGATTGGCTACGGATGTTGAAAGAGCCAAGCAAAGTTCTTGATTGGGAAAATGATCGAGCAAGAACGTTCGACATTCCAAAGAGGAGTGGCAAGCGAGCTCTTGTGCTAAGGCTTCATGAGGGTAGCTAGTAAAAAGTAGGCTCGGTTTTATCTGCTCCACTCTGTCCCTTCAGGCTTATATTTCTTAGCTTCTTTGATGCAAAGGTCTAAAATGGCAATAACTTCGTCATCCTCCACCTGGTAGAACTCGTCATAGTAGGCTCCTACGGCCCCAAGGAAGCTCTCATCACTTGGCACATCGACGGCGATGAATTCGTCGACAACGTTTTTGATTATATCTGCTGTGCTCTTGGGAGCAATAGGTACGGCTACGAT
Coding sequences within it:
- a CDS encoding ribose-phosphate diphosphokinase, with product MEQIKPSLLFTSYPHEALAQELACHSSLECRTFLLDHFPNQELCLALSTSVANRNCVILGSLTPPEIHLVTFLMLCHTLKKDKAKQVSACIPYLAYSRHEKDEPQKSQMTALVGALLKAAGLDSILTLDLHNPKKKDLFPIPIHSISPAKLFAEEIRRLALTEATIVAPDKGAIARCEDLAQELEKKENLIWIEKMRDQKNIFHYDLRFGVKKQALIVDDILDTGQTLISCCEKLVEKGAQEMVVMITHGLFTGEKWKELFDIGVTKIYCTDSVPLSSKLQNDPRIQVLSAAPLLLEALSIYSP
- a CDS encoding dienelactone hydrolase family protein — translated: MEKLIHIKQEKVTLEGMLKLPPKAQGLVLFAHGSGSSRLSPRNNYVADSLNEGHLATLLIDLLSPQEDEIYQTRFDINLLTDRLVRVIDWLQQQSETKELPIGLFGSSTGAAAALQVAAALGDNIKAVVSRGGRPDLAMTVLERVVAPTLLIVGGSDFGVIKLNQEAYEKLHCVKKLASIPHATHLFEEPGSLEQVAQNAQDWFKKYLK
- the recF gene encoding DNA replication/repair protein RecF (All proteins in this family for which functions are known are DNA-binding proteins that assist the filamentation of RecA onto DNA for the initiation of recombination or recombinational repair.); this translates as MALRSLYLHHFRNYEEAYLEFSPSVNFICGPNARGKTTLLEAIHCLMIGRSFRTSTDSDLIQKGFSSFFLEAHFLKHGIAQTLRYGLRENERKVIYNSTALTSLSALLGLIQGVIITPDDAQLVKGAPQQRRQFLDIQIAQIDPLYVHHLNRYARALRQRNHLLKAKQQATIESWEQEMAHSAAYLVSQRRLTVDDLQTKSQFYYLELTGEKENLTLDYRSSIGKEASVEETKWRYMQQLLKNRPKEMLIGHTLTGPHKDDLIIAIGDRDVRNFASEGQQRSCVNALHFAEWKRLKELGDEEFPLFMIDDMGMSLDSNRKERLLAQLQTLGQVFLTATDPALLDDFKGDKKIFNLPFYGKPP
- the dnaN gene encoding DNA polymerase III subunit beta, producing MKFVISTQELNYLISKILNVVSQKPTIPILSNFLLEAYNDELILTATDLTVGIRCHTEAKILEEGATTLPAKRLAQLIRELTAVNVEVSTNSNEVTTIVAGTSRFKLNGMSKTEYPALPDLSQAHTFHMKQSELKDLLYRTSFAVSKEDNRYVLTGVLMQIANGMATFVGTDGKRLARSHGPIDIGSSFTGQSIIPLKAVDEILKNLSDEGDVKISLMSDKIAVEANQIRLLTKLLAGDYPDVNRVIPERSDIIVSLHREELSSLLRQISLFTADHNHSVRFTFSQGELKLTANTMDIGEGNVTMPANYQGSKLEIAFNPGFFIDILRHCKGETVTMGLTDAYNPGIITDGDQLSTPLQASPLFVIMPMRLSED